A genomic segment from Atribacterota bacterium encodes:
- the cobS gene encoding adenosylcobinamide-GDP ribazoletransferase, with the protein MRNIFRRFILAISFLTVLPVDWLFIRNIPENQDFIKDDLSKSSIFFPIVGILIGLILAGTNYLLQYTPFDFLLSTGIILTIWVFLSGGLHLEGFGDMVDGFSGGKNQKEIIRIMKDGAIGSKGAIALILLILLKLLLIYTLHPFYRIEALLLTPVIGRWSMVLAGYFGKPASSDNSLSQMFTVYLGEKEIILATIITILYGYYLLSYPLLYFLVLSGFITYLLISYSFSKMQGICGDVIGATNELTEIVVLLIFQLL; encoded by the coding sequence ATGAGAAACATTTTTAGAAGATTCATATTGGCTATCTCCTTTCTTACTGTTTTGCCTGTTGATTGGCTCTTTATCAGAAATATCCCTGAAAATCAAGACTTTATTAAAGATGACCTCTCAAAATCCAGTATATTTTTCCCGATAGTGGGCATCCTGATTGGCCTCATTCTGGCGGGTACTAATTATTTGCTCCAGTATACTCCATTTGATTTTTTGTTATCTACTGGAATTATACTTACTATATGGGTATTCTTAAGCGGAGGTCTGCACCTGGAAGGCTTTGGGGATATGGTAGACGGATTCTCCGGTGGCAAAAACCAGAAAGAGATTATCCGGATTATGAAAGATGGTGCAATAGGCTCAAAGGGTGCTATTGCTTTAATCCTGCTGATTCTTTTAAAACTATTATTAATATATACACTACACCCATTTTATAGAATAGAAGCACTGTTACTAACTCCGGTTATAGGAAGATGGTCTATGGTTCTGGCAGGCTATTTTGGCAAACCGGCCTCCTCGGATAATTCTCTATCACAGATGTTTACTGTTTATCTGGGAGAAAAAGAAATAATTCTGGCTACAATTATTACAATACTATACGGTTATTACTTATTATCATACCCTTTACTTTATTTTCTCGTGTTATCGGGATTTATTACTTATCTGCTTATTTCATATTCCTTTTCTAAAATGCAGGGCATTTGCGGGGATGTTATTGGTGCAACAAATGAGCTGACAGAAATAGTAGTTTTATTGATTTTTCAACTGTTATAA
- a CDS encoding cation diffusion facilitator family transporter produces MNPDNKLIQNNQRLKQGTTLVLIVLLANTLLVVFKYWIGLQLNSVAIMAEAWHGLSDSLTTIIVFIGFRIAGKPPDKEHPFGHGRMEVISSLVIAVILSLVSFNFFIDSVNRIIQRQSIEYNQAALIIFIASVMLKEFMAQISISIGRKIKSEALITDGWHHRSDAFASLIIIIGIFLNPYFWWIDGIMGIIISLIIAKIAYNILSDTVSKLIGEEPGEEFNRELKRIVQDNTVKNVKLHHIHLHRYGDHRELTFHIVLPEEMKLGQAHEIATGLEQKINSHLNVETTIHIESEED; encoded by the coding sequence TTGAACCCGGATAATAAATTAATACAAAATAATCAGCGGCTTAAACAGGGGACAACCCTGGTATTAATTGTGCTTTTAGCCAACACCCTGCTGGTAGTCTTTAAATACTGGATTGGTTTGCAGCTTAATTCAGTCGCCATCATGGCAGAGGCCTGGCACGGCCTTTCTGATTCCTTAACAACTATTATAGTGTTTATTGGTTTTCGAATAGCAGGTAAACCGCCGGACAAAGAGCACCCTTTTGGACATGGACGAATGGAAGTTATATCATCTTTGGTTATTGCAGTTATACTTTCCCTGGTATCTTTTAATTTTTTTATAGATTCGGTTAACCGGATAATTCAAAGACAGTCCATTGAGTATAATCAGGCAGCACTAATTATTTTTATCGCATCTGTAATGTTAAAAGAATTTATGGCTCAAATCTCAATAAGTATTGGCAGAAAAATCAAATCAGAAGCCCTTATTACTGATGGATGGCATCATCGCAGTGATGCTTTTGCCTCATTGATTATTATCATCGGTATTTTCTTAAATCCTTACTTCTGGTGGATTGACGGGATAATGGGAATCATTATTTCCCTGATTATTGCTAAAATAGCATATAATATATTAAGTGATACTGTCAGTAAACTCATCGGTGAGGAGCCGGGAGAAGAATTTAACAGAGAATTAAAAAGAATTGTACAGGATAATACTGTCAAAAATGTTAAACTACACCATATCCACCTGCATAGGTATGGGGATCACCGGGAGTTAACCTTTCATATTGTCTTGCCGGAGGAAATGAAACTTGGGCAGGCTCATGAGATTGCCACCGGGCTGGAACAAAAGATTAATAGCCATTTGAATGTAGAAACAACTATTCATATAGAATCAGAGGAGGATTAG
- a CDS encoding molybdopterin-binding protein, with protein sequence MKISARNMLKGIIKEIKEGAVNDEIIVELPNGMEITSVITKSSVQNLGLEKSKEVYAVIKASNVMIAVDD encoded by the coding sequence ATGAAAATAAGCGCCAGAAATATGTTAAAAGGTATTATTAAAGAGATTAAAGAGGGTGCAGTTAATGATGAGATAATCGTTGAATTACCCAATGGAATGGAGATAACCTCTGTAATTACTAAATCATCTGTTCAGAACCTGGGATTAGAAAAAAGTAAAGAAGTATATGCCGTTATTAAAGCCAGCAATGTGATGATAGCTGTGGATGATTGA